ccacataactaagattacatcgttttttatgttgatattatgcttcacatacatcgttgccttaaacatggagtataattaacaggtattcatttaatattttcgtcggaactcatattatacaataaacaacgcacaataaatccaaaaaaatagaattacagatacacaatgaaaaatgttcaactttacttccaaaacgattaaaaaaacaccaacgcgtgtttgagtagacatttttaccgctaatatttaaatgaaatatagtttatcaaaggactgtctcatttcaaacatagacagagataatcatactatctttgtcttacactggtactagcacccaaaagaaaaggatgagtatagtttttttgttcttttttactgacaaactggtttgaccaactatattttaaatctgtatttgtaggtaaatttgcaattcaatattattggaatttgttaataatgttttatttatatatttttgtaaattcgatacaaataaaactgcaaaatatattaattatcgtttattgtttttttttaaatggtattggcagaatgtcattccgaaccataagcaaatattggttatagttttttttttggctgaatgccatgatgctgtgtcacaaatatatgtgaaatggaaattaaaaaagagccacttcccggcctaggcctgcaactttgtatgaaatttcattacaggcccctcgtctaggcgcgccggagtcgtgatacttcccagcctaatataaagaacgtaatatcaatattacatagcatgtttgagaaaaatgatttaatgtacaATAACAGAAATTTAAGCTGAAATAGATAAGTTTTAcgacactattaaaaaaatgccaTAATCAGACAACACATAAAATGTCATTGTAGAAAAGGGTACATAACAATTAAAGACTGTTCTGTCAGCAAATTTTAATCAAGTAAAAGAAGCAAACTTGGAGCTGCTCTGAATGATCCCCTCACTATTTCCCACAacactcgtcgagtatgtggccgggGTATTAGAGACGAGTTTCGTTCGAATACAGGAAGTCGATTGCAATAACTTACTTATCATTTATCACATAAACAAGAACCATATCCCATgcataataatgaaaaatcttGCATACCTGCAACTTGGCCAGGTTGGGGCCGACAGACTGTTTGAGATGCTTGTGAAACTGTGACACCTTGTGGCTGTGACTGGTAGTCAGAGTGGAGATTTTACTGTCTTTCAGGTCGGCGTAGCGGGCCGCCACTCCCTAAAACATAACACGATTATGAGCTGCGAATTCACGGGGGTACAAAATGTAATGCGACGATCGGTAGCGAATTTACAATGATTGCTAGACTGTTTTTCTGGCAATGTTTAACGCAATATATTgggatttttatttaaacattattgcaCAAACAAATATGTAATAACAATATCGTTGggtagaaaaaaccggacaagtgcgagtctgactcgcgcgcTAGGGTTTCTCgtagcattacgcaaaaaacggcaaaaaaaaccacgtttttttgtatgggagtcccacttaaatatttattttattctgtttttagtatttaatggggcacttaacgcttttatgagcagccagaaggtgtcgcaaaaggcacggttggctgtgcatagaggggtgctggtgcctacacttatgtatggtagcgaaagttgggtatggcagaagaggcatcagagccaagtgaatgcagtggaaatgagagcgttgagaagtgtgtgtggtgtgagattacaagatagaattaggaacagtgtgataagggaaaagtgtggactgagcgaagatgtagtgacaaaaattgagaaagggggcatttcacgtcaagcgggcagcaaaaaaattgtcaggttctggattttgttcatagttggattaattggacctatatgtgaattaaaaaatttggcatcattacttttttaatatattgcttcgttaaaaatttatacgcatttgaaaaaactacaaaatttgaggaacggattttttaaaaattattattgcaattctttcagtggatttaattataactaaatagtgattatttgagaatattagttgatttctttgaaaatttataaaaaaagttttttttatctttttttcatataacaaaccggaagttagtattaaatatctttttttttccaacttcgcatttttttatattttttatttttacacaataatgtagcttatggtgtactaatgtcctataaaaaaatttataatggcatctcgattggttttgaagattcatgaagtaattcgaaagtactgcgcgacgctccgtactgagaggtagttctatgtggcagtctttaatggccaattacgggtttttttacttttgcgtaacggaattaaagcaataaacaatatttcatcggttaagatgtagaaaagctaatgatgtattattcaatcgtgccttgtagcgctatcactgatcaaccatatcttggaactgaaaacaaaacgtttatgttttaacaaaacgctagaggtaacttaataactatagctaggtttaggcggggtatgtcacatgcttaagaggtcactttcgagttaggtcacgttctgaggacgtcactttctgtacgtcacattctgagtttgtcgCATTCCgagctcgtcacattctgagtacgttactttctgagaacggcactttctgaggacgtcactttctgtgaacgccactttctgaagccctcgctttctgagtacgtcacttttatagcctagtaagattaaagcgtatacctgcatgaacaatggataccagcaaccataacagctgtacggaatacggccgtttttatgccgtacagctaatatgattgctggtatccattgttaatgcaggtatacgcttaaatattactttgctataaaagtgacgtactcagaaagtgacgaactcagaaagcgagggcctcagaaagtggtgttctcagaaagtgacgtactcagaatgtgacgaactcagaatgtgacgtacagaaagtgacgtcctcagaacgtgacctaactcgaaagtgacctcttaagcatgtgacataccccgcctaaacctagctatagttattaagttacctctagcgttttgttaaaacataaacgttttgttttcagttccaagatatggttgatcagtgatagcgctacaaggcacgattgaataatacatcattagcttttctacatcttaaccgatgaaatattgtttattgctttaattccgttacgcaaaagtaaaaaaacccgtaattggccattaaagactgccacatagaactacctctcagtacggagcgtcgcgcagtactttcgaattacttcatgaatcttcaaaaccaatcgagatgccattataaatttttttataggacattagtacaccataagctacattattgtgtaaaaataaaaaatataaaaaaatgcgaagttggaaaaaaaaaagatatttaatactaacttccggtttgttatatgaaaaaaagataaaaaaaactttttttataaattttcaaagaaatcaactaatattctcaaataatcactatttagttataattaaatccactgaaagaattgcaataataatttttaaaaaatccgttcctcaaattttgtagttttttcaaatgcgtataaattgttaacgaagcaatatattaaaaaagtaatgatgccaaattttttaattcacatataggtccaattaatccaactatgaacaaaatccagaacctgacaatttttttgctgcccgcttgacgtgaaatgccccaaaggtatgttgagatggtttggacacgtggaaagaatgagtgaaagaaggctaacaaagagagtgtataagggagaggtagaaacgggagttggaaggggcagacctcggcggactttctctgatcagatcggggaaatcctgaagaaaggccaggtcaagagcaccctaaaccggcgagcgtgtatgaggaatgttatgaaagtgaaggaagcgaaagaggtatgtcaggatcgtagcaagtggaaatccgtggtctctgcctacccctccgggaaataggcgtgattatatgtatgtatgtatgtttttagtattaattgcggcaacagaaatacatcatctgtgaaagttttaactgtgtagctatcacggttcatgagatacagcctggtttttaccctttaggtacggaaccctaaaatgtacaaatggcggaattTTATTGTGTTGATactatatttaaaactaaacatattgtttaaaacttttttataataCTAGTAATATAGGACGGACGTAGGATGTAGTGTTTAAATCGACGGCATTTGTTGTGATGTCAATTAAAACTATCACTACACATTGAAAATACTATTGACTGAATCTCAAGTATTTTGGAATGTGACTGAAAGAAGATTCTAGTCCTAAaatacattgtaattttaagaAAATGATTTTAAGTTACAAAGCacctataatataatttgaGTAGATCCTTaatggcaaagaggatataataagatagagcggtactgtcatagtaaattttgtaaccacagtaaattcactgccatctatcgacatactttaaaactaaatattaagATTTGTATagatacatgattttttttatttgcattaattatttttatatgattttgacccatgttctttcactgataagcgttaaaattataaataacaaacgaaaccgtcagcgccctctatacgagagtaggccaaaactagtggcgccatctgatcgagaatcaaattttcgtgattttcgaggcacgttttttccttagactgtatccatctattactgagttatatctatctttgttaatggTCAAAGGTACTCTGTAATGCGAtgtcacagtgtaaaaagtatacagcggaccgacgactttgacgtgtaccgagctactaacaatggcgaatgtatgcagctcgggtgcgcgcggtacACCACAGACGGCATCATCGAAtaactgtattgttttatggaCTGTGGCGATGTTGACAGACATGTCAACTTCAATTCTTCTACCTCCCTGCCAGTCGCAGATAGAGTTGTGActcccgggaacggcacaactctagtcgCAGAACATTTTGTCCCCCAGTGAATTCAGCGGCGATATCATGGTCGCATCTTTATCAATTGTCATGTcgtgcgtcactttcgcacttacatactagctagccatacacgcacggatttgcccgtctgatctgcctgaaagatgtgtctggcagACACATctgtcaatgtgtggcgagaaatagacacagatgggcagcggacgggcatccggcggacaaatctgtgtctatttctcgccacacattgacgaatgtgtccgccagacacatctttcaggcagatccgacgggcaaatccgtacgtgtatggctagctactggttagaacgtgacaggcatgatgacagatgataaaaaaccgaccatcttagccctacagagCATAAAAACAGACCACAGTGGCCCCTTGCTAGTCTGTCGCCAACCGAAAGATAGTAAATCACCTGGCCAAGTGCGAACCCTTACAGCAGAACGACAACAAAGGAGCCACTCGCATCATGGGCCATGGCTGTTAATCAGTTTGGAAAAAGTTTTTGTAATGTTAGTCACACTGGGATTAACACAAACCTTTTTGAGCAACAATACTTAAAGCTTTTTGATACTAAGGACATACTAAGCTTGTTAAGGACATACTGAGCACGCGCTGGTTCggttaagataatgtctgtaccgccgtagattagagatgtataaaacacttgattatgatttaataaatcagcctaagtctacccgtcaatggtaccttttactcacccaGCCACGTTCCTCTAAATAAGGTAAAGTTTACTCAATAACATAAATGTTGCCGGCAGGTCGAGCTTTAAGTATTGTTGGTCTTCTAAAAgttaatatacagggtggctaaaaataagtgcgttCCCGTTGCCTCcctggttttgggattatactgcgaaacttttactatgggacgaaccacgaaatcgcgaaaaagaaattatactcccatagaaaatggaccagccaaaatgtatgaaacagccaattttttttcgcgatttcggggttggtcccatagtaaaagttgctcagtataatcccaaaatcacccctggcaacgggaatgcacttatatttagcattttattattttcagaacatctgtaatttttatTCGGACTGTTCATACTCGTCGAGTCTCGGCACCGCTTCGATCCAATCGGAGGCGCCAGACGAgacgagtacgagcgagacgAGAAGGTAGCagtatgtacacactcgttctcggcatGTCTCGATGAGTGTGTACAACCggcattaagagtccccggcaagctcggccgaattgcagcttcccatacaaacgtagttccgctctcattttaaaactacgtgttggattgtaatgaaactttgcacatacaatgacatgaggtatatctaggtctgaaattagtttatgtacctccagtttataaaacaaacgaaatagagcgaaaacaagttttgtatgaaaaacttaaattcactggttttttttttaactatggtatctgaagctacataaactaattacagacatagatataccttatcctattgtaagtacaaagtttcagagcaatctagctagtcgttttaaaatgagagcggaactacgtttgtatggagaaccgaaccTACTTGCACAGGGACAGGTTACTGTACGTAAGACTTAGGCTCATGGCACACTGCATCAGATTCACAACGACGCTCCGATGTTTGAGTCGCGTCGCTCAaataaccgaatattcggttcggtacGATCTGAACCAAAGGCaaagtccatattcggcccatctctagtcactaaaaagttgattcacatAATGCCCAAGCATGTCGACTGAGAtgtacacccagctgcaaaatCAGGGTTCGAAActatccagataattatagtctttgataattatacgataaatatcggataattatcccaggtatgaatgttgatatatttatattctttgaattctttagtaaattttaaagtCTCGTCTTGGAATcttcgtaaattttaggttattatcaaatcgataattatcaggcataaaaatcacgatacttatcaagataactatcattgataattatcctttcgaaccctgTGGAATTTGGCAAATGGCATAATCCGTGCAGTTTTCAGGTAGCCGTATGTTCTTGAATGTGTGATTACCTCCTCATCGGGCTGGAAGGACTCCGGGGGGTTGTCCTGCAGCGCCTGCCACATCTTGTAGGCGGCCTGGCGCTTGGCGAGCTTCTTGGACTTGCCGGTGCCCACCTCGCGCCGCTTCAGCAGCGTGCAGATGATCGTGAACTGGCGCTCGTGGGGGAGGCCTGTAACATCAAATAAACTAATATGTGGAAATACTTCTGTCTACCACCTTTAAGCTGGTGgatccaatttaaaaaaattggcttgCAGAATAAACACggaatgtgtgtgtgtgaaacATTATTTATGAACACCCAACTCCTTGATCATATCTATATATGTATACGAGACGAGGTATAATAATTTAAGGAAAACGAGAGCTAAAAAATGTATTATCAGtggattaaaaatttaaaacaactcgattttagggttccgtacccaaagagtaaaaacgggaccctattactgagactccaaaaactggacgtcagttgGCAAGAGCTCTAAGACAGCCAAAGACGTCAtatgacgcgcgcggctacagcccaatatcatcCTTCGTGCATTGAGAAAAGGTTCACGATGGCGCACCGATAGAGAATAGGCTCAAGGGGTAGGGCACCATCTGTCCGAGaataaatttttcttgatttctgaggcacgttttttccttagactcatcttatacggagttgcATAGGTCTTTGACTAGACTAATTTTAACGAAATCTGAGTGCCACTCACGTCTATTGACATTGTCATCGTTCTCAGCATGGTAGGAAGGCGGCGGCCAGAAGCGAGACATGCAGAGCTCCTGCAGCCAGCCCACCGGGTTGCCCATCAGCTTGTCTTCAAACGACGACACCACGGCACCAGTACTGTGAGAAACAGAACCAATCAGTACTTGTACGTCACAGAATTGGGTAATAGTACTAATactacattacgatacaagtgcgaaaagtaggaaatcaTCGTGAGAATGGTGAAATGACCACTCATCACATGTGAAGTGGACCTCATATGTGTTAGCCACCATTGAAATATGAAGGCATAAGTCTATGTGACAACACAATAAGTATTAAGGTGCATCCATACTGCATTTAACTTTTTTAGAGCAATGCAGTAACTTTATTTGCAGTTCACAAAAATTAACTGCAGTATGGAGGCACCTTTATGAAAAGTTAGAACTACTTACGTCTCAGGCACAGTTCCATTAGCTGGCGGGTCAGCCGGGGCAGCACCTGTCAGCTTGTCGAGCAGAGCCTTGGCTGCAGAGTGCTTGGCCTCCTTCTTGGAGCGTCCAGTGCCCatagctattaacaaaaaatattgatatagCACAAAGAGTAAAAAAACTTTCTACATTTAGGAGCTTAAtgctctaagcgccacttgtaccattcccactaacccggggataTCCTGTTACaccattaacccagtgtcaaattgtactggtaaccttggtaactctaggtttaaccggctaactccgggttagtgggatggtgccagTGGCGCTAAGACACATATTTCtcaacatatttttttcgttttttcaaaattgtcaaatattGAAACTAGAGGACTATTTTAAGTCAAAGACAATCATACAATTTTTTGAGAATTTTCCTATTAGCCAGTTTATGTGGTCAAGATCAGCTGTTTTGTTATGAAGGAAGTATTTGAGGTATTGCAAGTTTTTTATCATAGGAATGCGGAATCACTAATTGTTAACATTCAAATGTCAGAAGGTACCTGTTAGGCAATAAAGGTAAAAATCTGAAGAATTATCTACAAAAAGCCCAATTTTGACTAGCAATATAGAGTATAAATCAGTATTTTTTATGTTCTGGGTGAAAATAGTCAAGACTTGTGAATGATTTACTCACCAACAAGATCAGCGACAGTCACACGATAACGGAATGTAGGTTCATGGATCATGCCCTCAATCTGCACCAGTTCATACTTAGGCACGGTTCCTCGGCGAGCCAACAGCTCTTGGAGAACCGACACCGGAGTCTTCATTGGGAGAGATTCCATTTCCTATTggaaagtataaaataataaataaccgattGCTATGTACTgatttataacactttaaactctcgcgttttgtacacataattaatgtcatcatGTGCAACCTAGCTAGAAGGTcagaaaaaaaaggtaaaataatgaaattaaataacgTTAGACCcgataatgacattaattatatctACTGATTTGACCATAATAGTATGCTTAGTTTGAATTTTAGTtgagaagtaaataatttatggaGTTTCATGTTGAGTACAGTAATTTAACCATATCAGCAGCACAATAATTTTTAACCTATCatttattctattatttgaGATGACAAGTCTGTGTCTATTACTGTTCTGGTTCAACAAAAGATGTTAATGATATAAGGCTGCCTGCATTTTGATGATGAAGTGGTACTTGTACAATGACTGGTACAAAACGATACATAATCATAAAAGGGTAGGGTAGGTACACTAGGTACTTACTCTCTTAGCAGCCTCATCTAACGGAAGTCTCTCCAAGTTGTTGGGCGGTTTGGGGCGGTTGTTGTAGCGGCGGCGCGGCCCGTGCTGGGCGTGCTCGCCGTCCGGGCCCGCTCCATGCACGGGCATCCCGTGCACGACTCCCGGCACTCCTCCGTGCACCACGCCGACCGCTCCCGGGTGCGGGTGAACTACGCCTCCCTCCATCTGCATCGACCGAATCATTACAAACGCCGATCACACAACTAATACGAACATTCACTAGTCAATTTCTAACACTGAAACACCCTAAATACGATCACTTCGtggcaaaattaagtttgtcacaTGTGACACGAACGGCGGCCATTACAGTAGATCAAGATGGCTCCATAATGGCATGCCGGACGGCGGACACCCGGTATATTAATAaccctaaaattattaaaattgccTCGCTTATGAATGCTAAAATGTATGTTAAGATGAATATGATTATTACATGATGGTAAATGATGCAAGTATACTTAAAAGAGGAGATAAAAGAAATAGGTTAAAATGACATCGCGTACCTTCATATTATGCTTGGTGCTATTAGAAGAAGAAATGATGGGACGGCgttaatattaataaactaaTGAAAGCCGGTAAATACTGACCATAAAATAAGGAATAACGAATAACTTCAACGAGCAGCCAAACGCTGATGATGAGATCTGCACAGGCGCACACCGAACACCGACCCCGCGCACAGATTATCTATAAATACATAGACATTATAGACAAAGACAAAGTAGATAAGATAAACATCAATCAAATCAACCACAGACTATAATAAGCTCTACAAACGTCACGATAAACGTGGCGGACTACGCaaattttcatgccaagtgctacgtcaagtatggagctGTTTTATAGGTATGcgttcttactgccaagtttgtgcataGTTAGTATGGTCATGGTCAGAGTCTAGTCGGGCCGGCAATGGAGTTAGCCGGTAGAAGTATTTTACGGATGGCACCActgccagcataggttttacctgtcaatCCTCTACGAAGTGTCAAAATACTTGTTGTTTAAGCCAAATTtaatctcatagaacaaaactgTAGACAGGTAAAACCTAAGAAACCtacctttgacagttgctaaCCCCATTATCTAAAATCCCATGTTATTTGTTGCACCATCTGTCTTCCTCTTCCTCGGGTCCTCACGGCTGACTGGTTGATGAGCTGAGGGTTGCGACCACATGAGGTACGTACGTGCGTTAAAAGTCTTAtcacactaccgcaccgcacggtcacggtgcggtaatgtgttatgGCTTTAAGgacagctataagttagagcgagatatatatattttgacctTAGAGCATTTAGTAactggagacgccttgtctgtcattttctgtacaaaacagtctgccgatttttgtgggggaggggcacgtcaacgTATAGCCCcgtccacactcgtgcgcgaatcacggcgcgaacgcgagtgtggaatcgatttcgctgattagcgaactagactccatacTCGCGtccgcggcttcgcgccgtgattcgcgcatgagtgtggagggccctaacgtacaaatagccatgtcagatgaACGTCAGTCCTAAAACGTAGTGGCAGTCCATACAAAAGTAttcacaatggggttggccggtcgaaataattagctgccctggatgccagccctttaagcctaatctcatagaaaaaggggcaagctatgataacgccatctctgcaaacctttgacagttgccaaccccattgtgcaAGGTTTTCGGTAGATGGGTAAGCTTTTAAAGAGGACTCCGGTTATTAAATGCTCTAAGATTTTGaccgatatctctttctcgctctcacttatgagtgcggccatagacatagtattgaTCAAGATACGATGTTTGAAGTTTAGCGAAGTAACCTGCATCTTCGTCAATTGCTAAAAATGAAAGGCAAATAGTTTTAAGAActtttatttcaaatcattCAAATCACTCATTTAGGCCTATACGGCTTTTTCCTTACAAACTTAAACTGGCACAACTTATCGCGTCTTGCACCTAAATTAGTATGTGCCCGTTGTGAAATGACCCAAGGAGCTGATCGCATTGGTGACTGATATGTTTCGTCGTTTTTGGATAAACACCATGTTTCCATTTCTTTAGGAGATTGCAAATCTGATTCTAAGGCAGCGCTATTGAAGTTATCTTCCATATCTTCCATTTGATCATTAAAGGTGTAACATTCTGTAATTTCTTGACTAGCTATAGGGGAATAGACAGGCGGATCATCACTAAAACCAGCTGGCGGAGAGATTATATCAGTGTCTTCATTACTTTCAGTACAGTATTGTAATAGTAATTTTGGATTAAACATACTTTCGTCTTTCATATCTTGTTTTGGGTTGAATATATTTTCGTTCTTAATATCTCCTATTGAGTCCAATTTTAAACTGTGGGCCAAAACAGGCGATTCGAAAGATTTATTGTAGTcaactgttttatttttgaagTTAGTTTCAGGGATCACATTAATATCTTCTGGTTTATACAATTCTATATTTTCTTTAGTTTCAACTTTGATTCTTTTAGCTGTTGCAACCGGTT
The window above is part of the Cydia strobilella chromosome 12, ilCydStro3.1, whole genome shotgun sequence genome. Proteins encoded here:
- the LOC134745897 gene encoding interferon-inducible double-stranded RNA-dependent protein kinase activator A homolog isoform X2; protein product: MKMEGGVVHPHPGAVGVVHGGVPGVVHGMPVHGAGPDGEHAQHGPRRRYNNRPKPPNNLERLPLDEAAKREMESLPMKTPVSVLQELLARRGTVPKYELVQIEGMIHEPTFRYRVTVADLVAMGTGRSKKEAKHSAAKALLDKLTGAAPADPPANGTVPETTGAVVSSFEDKLMGNPVGWLQELCMSRFWPPPSYHAENDDNVNRRLPHERQFTIICTLLKRREVGTGKSKKLAKRQAAYKMWQALQDNPPESFQPDEEGVAARYADLKDSKISTLTTSHSHKVSQFHKHLKQSVGPNLAKLQVTPLNNKDFNFVQFLQEIASEQSFEVTYVDIEEKSMTGRSQCLVQLSTLPVAVCYGSGLSSKDAQASAAQNALEYLKIMTKK
- the LOC134745897 gene encoding interferon-inducible double-stranded RNA-dependent protein kinase activator A homolog isoform X3 is translated as MMEGGVVHPHPGAVGVVHGGVPGVVHGMPVHGAGPDGEHAQHGPRRRYNNRPKPPNNLERLPLDEAAKREMESLPMKTPVSVLQELLARRGTVPKYELVQIEGMIHEPTFRYRVTVADLVAMGTGRSKKEAKHSAAKALLDKLTGAAPADPPANGTVPETTGAVVSSFEDKLMGNPVGWLQELCMSRFWPPPSYHAENDDNVNRRLPHERQFTIICTLLKRREVGTGKSKKLAKRQAAYKMWQALQDNPPESFQPDEEGVAARYADLKDSKISTLTTSHSHKVSQFHKHLKQSVGPNLAKLQVTPLNNKDFNFVQFLQEIASEQSFEVTYVDIEEKSMTGRSQCLVQLSTLPVAVCYGSGLSSKDAQASAAQNALEYLKIMTKK
- the LOC134745897 gene encoding interferon-inducible double-stranded RNA-dependent protein kinase activator A homolog isoform X1 — its product is MIRSMQMEGGVVHPHPGAVGVVHGGVPGVVHGMPVHGAGPDGEHAQHGPRRRYNNRPKPPNNLERLPLDEAAKREMESLPMKTPVSVLQELLARRGTVPKYELVQIEGMIHEPTFRYRVTVADLVAMGTGRSKKEAKHSAAKALLDKLTGAAPADPPANGTVPETTGAVVSSFEDKLMGNPVGWLQELCMSRFWPPPSYHAENDDNVNRRLPHERQFTIICTLLKRREVGTGKSKKLAKRQAAYKMWQALQDNPPESFQPDEEGVAARYADLKDSKISTLTTSHSHKVSQFHKHLKQSVGPNLAKLQVTPLNNKDFNFVQFLQEIASEQSFEVTYVDIEEKSMTGRSQCLVQLSTLPVAVCYGSGLSSKDAQASAAQNALEYLKIMTKK
- the LOC134745897 gene encoding interferon-inducible double-stranded RNA-dependent protein kinase activator A homolog isoform X4; its protein translation is MIRSMQMEGGVVHPHPGAVGVVHGGVPGVVHGMPVHGAGPDGEHAQHGPRRRYNNRPKPPNNLERLPLDEAAKREMESLPMKTPVSVLQELLARRGTVPKYELVQIEGMIHEPTFRYRVTVADLVAMGTGRSKKEAKHSAAKALLDKLTGAAPADPPANGTVPETTGAVVSSFEDKLMGNPVGWLQELCMSRFWPPPSYHAENDDNVNRRLPHERQFTIICTLLKRREVGTGKSKKLAKRQAAYKMWQALQDNPPESFQPDEEVTPLNNKDFNFVQFLQEIASEQSFEVTYVDIEEKSMTGRSQCLVQLSTLPVAVCYGSGLSSKDAQASAAQNALEYLKIMTKK